In a single window of the Terrirubrum flagellatum genome:
- a CDS encoding heparin lyase I family protein: MNFLDDKLYVQNVGQSWSYNTTDAVSRFEVKAGDYLAGDGATRERSEIATSDKFEFGKTYNISFSMMIEPGAKNTGDWMTLLQIQSTFDKGEAGHSPAFALEMVGEKMRIVTRDSSAAISTAADITYTQQYTDKTNITRGEWYDFKITVKLDPFGGGSLDVWRDGVLLCSYKGALGFNDVVGSYFKEGVYREASDETYAVNFKNMNVSLAGANDYAPVITSDGGGAKAAVTVSENTSAVTTVQATDKDGNALTYSIAGGADASLFAIDASTGKLTFKAAPDYEAPQDSGHDNVYDVTVRASDGVHVTDQAIAITVANANDCAPVITTNGGGAKAAVSIAENGVAVTTVHATDGDGDAIAYSISGGADASLFVIDAKTGALSFKAAPDYEAPKDVGGDNIYDVIVRASDGSHLTDQALAISVTDVKETSALAASTSALSTASALSVSTSSMLSSSTDKYDAKWKLVSTDKDVAVTRQDGGKAVEEHYGANGKLTSATVSFDQNGKDVIEHYDANWKLANVDVVTYGAKTVTEHYDANWKLASIDVFFLQNGKAVEEHYNAQWKFTGADVGTVSNGKAVEQHYDANWHETGDDVFYVKGDKYVTEHYDAGWKFASAEMTSLAHMHAVAAHDPLTGWLVG; encoded by the coding sequence ATGAATTTTCTCGACGACAAGCTCTATGTCCAGAATGTCGGACAGTCCTGGAGCTACAACACGACAGATGCTGTCAGCCGCTTCGAAGTGAAAGCCGGCGACTATCTCGCCGGCGACGGCGCGACGAGAGAGCGATCGGAGATCGCGACCTCGGACAAGTTCGAGTTCGGCAAGACCTATAACATCTCGTTCAGCATGATGATCGAGCCCGGCGCGAAGAACACCGGCGACTGGATGACGCTGCTCCAGATTCAATCAACCTTCGACAAGGGTGAGGCGGGCCACAGTCCTGCTTTCGCGCTCGAAATGGTCGGCGAGAAAATGCGCATCGTCACGCGCGATTCGAGCGCTGCGATTTCAACGGCCGCCGACATCACCTATACCCAGCAATATACCGACAAGACCAACATCACGCGCGGCGAGTGGTACGACTTCAAGATCACGGTGAAGCTTGATCCGTTCGGCGGCGGCTCGCTCGATGTCTGGCGCGACGGCGTTCTGCTCTGCTCCTACAAGGGCGCGCTCGGATTCAACGATGTCGTCGGCTCCTATTTCAAGGAAGGCGTGTACCGGGAAGCGTCCGACGAGACATACGCGGTCAATTTCAAGAATATGAACGTGTCGCTCGCGGGCGCCAACGACTATGCGCCCGTCATCACGTCGGACGGCGGCGGCGCCAAGGCCGCTGTGACCGTCAGCGAGAACACAAGCGCCGTCACGACGGTGCAGGCGACCGACAAGGACGGCAATGCGCTGACCTATTCCATCGCCGGCGGCGCGGACGCGTCGCTTTTCGCGATCGACGCCTCGACCGGCAAGCTGACCTTCAAGGCTGCGCCCGATTATGAAGCGCCGCAGGATTCAGGACATGACAATGTCTATGACGTGACGGTGCGCGCGAGCGACGGCGTCCATGTCACGGATCAGGCGATCGCAATCACTGTCGCCAACGCCAATGACTGCGCGCCCGTGATCACGACGAATGGCGGCGGCGCCAAGGCTGCGGTCTCGATCGCCGAGAACGGCGTGGCGGTGACCACGGTCCACGCCACCGACGGCGACGGCGATGCGATCGCCTATTCGATCTCGGGCGGCGCGGACGCTTCGCTTTTCGTCATCGACGCCAAGACCGGAGCGCTCTCCTTCAAGGCCGCGCCCGACTATGAGGCGCCGAAAGATGTCGGCGGCGACAATATCTACGATGTCATCGTGCGCGCGAGCGACGGCTCGCATCTCACGGATCAGGCGCTCGCGATCTCTGTCACTGACGTCAAGGAAACGAGCGCACTCGCCGCATCGACATCAGCGCTGTCGACAGCGAGCGCGCTGTCGGTCTCGACAAGCTCCATGCTTTCGAGCTCGACCGACAAGTACGACGCCAAATGGAAACTCGTCTCGACGGACAAGGATGTGGCCGTCACGCGGCAGGACGGAGGCAAAGCCGTCGAGGAGCATTACGGCGCCAATGGCAAGCTGACATCCGCCACGGTCTCGTTCGACCAGAACGGCAAGGATGTGATCGAACATTACGACGCCAACTGGAAGCTCGCGAATGTCGACGTCGTCACCTATGGCGCGAAGACGGTGACCGAACATTACGACGCCAACTGGAAGCTGGCCTCGATCGACGTCTTTTTCCTGCAGAACGGCAAGGCGGTCGAAGAGCATTACAACGCGCAGTGGAAATTCACCGGCGCGGATGTCGGCACGGTGTCGAACGGCAAGGCCGTCGAGCAGCACTATGACGCGAACTGGCACGAGACCGGCGACGACGTCTTTTATGTGAAGGGCGACAAATATGTCACCGAGCATTACGACGCCGGCTGGAAATTCGCTTCGGCCGAGATGACCAGTCTCGCCCATATGCATGCCGTAGCGGCGCATGATCCGCTGACCGGCTGGCTGGTGGGCTGA
- a CDS encoding acyltransferase, with translation MLSFFNRGRSFGEILDANKGAGPGFDLLRLGLAVAILLSHTSGITGNRGFLSGLLASLFQLPVDVSNSFGANAPGAELYAVDAPVRGLARPYSLSLVPMFFALSGFLVTGSALRTRNAFKFIGLRALRIVPALFVEVVLSAFILGAVFTTLPLREYFSDPGFFRYFGNIIGHVTFVLPGVFEHTSQSKNVNSNLWTLPFEFDCYAVIFGLILTGLLYKRVLFTVAFAVATVALLIANSVWGYHATLGTLPGVAMVYFFFSGVLFFLWRYEIRYNLLFAGLAIVICYPLMMSNRTVYIYPIFLTYITMFIGLTAFPRIRFLQSGDYSYGIYLYGYPVIQAIVATAPALKYNLAITAPLAVGITFAFSIASWHLVEKHFLKLKVYLSPRSAEISKLLHPDIRIEPSEASRSPEGALRGEPVKSG, from the coding sequence ATGCTTTCTTTTTTTAATCGCGGCCGATCCTTCGGAGAGATTCTGGACGCGAATAAAGGCGCCGGACCCGGATTCGATCTTCTTCGCCTCGGCCTCGCCGTCGCGATCCTTCTCAGCCACACCTCAGGCATTACCGGAAACCGGGGATTTCTCTCAGGTCTTCTCGCGTCGCTCTTTCAGTTGCCCGTCGATGTCTCCAATTCGTTCGGCGCCAACGCGCCGGGCGCCGAACTCTACGCGGTCGACGCGCCGGTGCGCGGGCTTGCGCGCCCCTATTCCCTGTCGCTCGTTCCCATGTTTTTCGCGCTCAGCGGCTTTCTGGTGACGGGCAGCGCGCTGCGCACGCGCAACGCTTTCAAATTCATCGGCTTGCGCGCTCTGCGAATCGTGCCGGCGCTCTTCGTTGAAGTCGTGCTGTCGGCCTTCATCCTCGGCGCGGTCTTCACCACCCTGCCGCTGCGCGAGTATTTTTCCGATCCGGGCTTCTTCCGATATTTCGGCAACATCATCGGGCACGTCACTTTCGTCCTGCCGGGCGTCTTCGAACACACCAGCCAGTCGAAGAACGTAAATTCGAACCTGTGGACGCTTCCTTTCGAATTCGACTGCTACGCAGTCATTTTCGGATTGATCCTGACAGGGCTTCTCTACAAGCGCGTGCTCTTCACTGTGGCGTTCGCGGTCGCGACTGTTGCGCTTCTCATCGCCAACAGCGTCTGGGGATATCACGCCACGCTTGGCACCCTCCCCGGCGTCGCGATGGTCTATTTCTTCTTCAGCGGCGTGCTGTTCTTTCTCTGGCGCTACGAAATCCGATACAATCTGTTGTTCGCCGGCCTCGCCATCGTCATCTGCTATCCGCTGATGATGTCGAACCGCACGGTCTACATCTATCCGATCTTCCTGACCTACATCACGATGTTCATTGGCCTGACGGCCTTCCCGAGGATTCGCTTTCTGCAGAGCGGCGACTATTCCTACGGCATCTATCTCTACGGATATCCGGTCATTCAGGCGATCGTCGCCACCGCGCCTGCGCTGAAATACAATCTCGCGATCACGGCGCCTCTCGCCGTCGGGATCACCTTCGCGTTCTCGATCGCGTCATGGCATCTGGTCGAGAAGCATTTCCTCAAACTGAAGGTCTATCTGTCGCCGCGTTCGGCCGAGATTTCCAAGCTTCTTCATCCTGACATCCGCATCGAGCCGTCGGAGGCGTCGCGATCGCCGGAAGGCGCCCTTCGCGGCGAGCCGGTCAAAAGCGGCTGA
- a CDS encoding glycosyltransferase family 4 protein gives MAILAPESLPGRGGIGRAMSYLTERLRSDWPDIELFVFPTRYTDRSVWKHLTVPPALAVFVSYVLFHRIGVVHINIAPRGSTWRKMLYERVARALGARIVLHLHGSAYNEFYEGLGPKRQAAVRAFFRRADAVVVLSPYWARFVTAELGVSQERVTQIANGVPVADDVVALHPANEDKVEPLILFLGQIGERKGVDLLLDAFADLVRRNLGFRAVIAGDGEVDAAVKRAAELGLADRVAFPGWVEGPEVHKLLSQADIFVLPSRAENQPVAILEAMARRLPVVSTLVGAIPEQVIDGETGLLVPAGDATALSAALAKLVECPELRDRLGEAGLSRFRAHFSVAACAERFAALYRRM, from the coding sequence GTGGCGATTCTGGCCCCGGAAAGCCTGCCCGGCCGGGGCGGCATCGGGCGCGCCATGTCCTACCTGACAGAGCGTCTGCGCAGCGATTGGCCCGACATCGAGCTTTTCGTGTTCCCGACGCGCTACACCGACAGGTCAGTATGGAAGCATCTGACCGTTCCGCCGGCGCTCGCCGTTTTCGTCTCCTATGTTCTGTTTCATCGCATCGGGGTCGTTCACATCAACATCGCGCCCCGCGGATCGACCTGGCGGAAGATGCTGTATGAACGGGTCGCGCGGGCGCTTGGCGCCCGCATCGTGCTCCATCTCCACGGCAGCGCCTACAACGAGTTCTACGAGGGCCTCGGCCCGAAAAGACAAGCCGCCGTGCGCGCTTTCTTCCGCCGCGCCGACGCGGTGGTGGTGCTGAGCCCCTACTGGGCCCGCTTTGTGACCGCCGAACTCGGCGTATCGCAGGAGCGCGTGACGCAGATCGCGAATGGCGTGCCGGTGGCGGACGATGTCGTCGCGCTTCACCCTGCGAACGAGGACAAGGTCGAGCCGCTGATCCTGTTTCTCGGCCAGATCGGCGAGCGCAAGGGCGTCGATCTGCTGCTGGACGCGTTCGCCGATCTGGTCAGGCGAAATCTCGGCTTCAGGGCTGTGATCGCCGGCGACGGAGAGGTGGACGCGGCGGTCAAACGCGCCGCCGAACTCGGGCTTGCCGATCGGGTCGCCTTTCCCGGCTGGGTCGAAGGCCCCGAGGTCCACAAGCTCCTCAGTCAGGCCGACATTTTCGTTCTGCCGTCGCGCGCCGAAAATCAGCCGGTGGCGATTTTGGAGGCGATGGCGCGCCGCTTGCCCGTTGTTTCGACATTGGTTGGCGCCATCCCCGAGCAGGTGATCGACGGCGAAACCGGCCTGCTCGTTCCAGCCGGCGACGCCACGGCGCTCTCGGCGGCGCTGGCGAAGCTCGTCGAATGTCCGGAATTGCGGGACCGCCTCGGCGAGGCTGGGCTCTCACGCTTCCGCGCCCATTTTTCGGTCGCGGCCTGCGCCGAGCGTTTCGCTGCGCTCTATCGCCGCATGTGA
- a CDS encoding acyltransferase, whose product MSLQRSQPLLTLEAGRFFAATAVVLFHYTGVVHDFRGVNVFGDLFRPGHVGVPYFFVLSGFIIYHVHRDDIGRPGTIARFAAKRAIRLMPMFWMISLVMLAGFLLSPGLLGKRELTFPGVIADLLLLPHANAILSISWTLRHEMVFYALFALALWLGRPAFGLIAIWIALSLVGSAFSLDVDSLGLLSLVGSGLNLGFGLGILVAIAVLRRSVAPAGLWIVAGGGGLLALCAAEWLIGRGTSHDIAILGAWGGVAYLIAAAVLIYGLVRFEAGRTLPAAGLWKMLGGASYLLYLVHQPLASAAFRVVPPLKTMAPELAFILLTAAAIVVALLGHLLVEKPILAFLSGQFTQRSGATRQVPGDGSGGVGYASSPQHPPKLADR is encoded by the coding sequence ATGAGCTTGCAACGCAGCCAGCCGCTGCTGACGCTCGAGGCGGGGCGCTTCTTCGCGGCGACCGCCGTCGTCCTGTTTCACTACACCGGCGTCGTTCACGATTTTCGCGGCGTCAACGTGTTCGGCGATCTGTTTCGGCCCGGCCATGTCGGCGTGCCGTATTTCTTCGTTCTGAGCGGCTTCATCATCTATCACGTCCATCGCGACGATATTGGCCGCCCCGGGACAATCGCGCGCTTTGCGGCCAAGCGCGCCATCCGGCTCATGCCGATGTTCTGGATGATTTCGCTTGTGATGCTCGCCGGTTTCCTCCTGTCGCCGGGGCTTCTCGGAAAGCGCGAATTGACCTTTCCGGGCGTCATCGCGGACCTGCTGCTTCTGCCGCACGCGAACGCGATCCTGTCGATTTCCTGGACGCTTCGACACGAGATGGTGTTCTACGCGCTGTTCGCGTTGGCGCTTTGGCTCGGTCGGCCCGCCTTCGGCCTCATCGCGATCTGGATCGCGCTCAGCCTCGTCGGTTCCGCCTTCTCGCTCGATGTGGATTCGCTCGGGCTGCTCTCGCTCGTGGGCAGCGGCCTCAATCTCGGTTTCGGACTGGGAATTTTGGTCGCGATCGCGGTCCTGCGGCGCTCTGTCGCGCCGGCCGGACTGTGGATCGTCGCCGGCGGCGGGGGGCTGCTGGCGCTCTGCGCCGCGGAATGGCTCATCGGCCGTGGAACATCGCATGACATCGCCATTCTCGGCGCGTGGGGAGGCGTCGCCTATCTCATCGCAGCGGCCGTGCTGATCTACGGCCTCGTCCGGTTCGAAGCTGGCCGGACACTCCCGGCCGCCGGGCTGTGGAAGATGCTCGGAGGCGCGTCCTATCTGCTCTATCTCGTCCATCAGCCGCTGGCCTCGGCCGCCTTCCGGGTTGTTCCGCCGTTGAAGACGATGGCGCCCGAATTGGCATTCATCCTGCTCACGGCGGCGGCGATCGTCGTCGCGCTCCTTGGTCATTTGCTGGTCGAAAAGCCGATTCTGGCCTTTCTGTCGGGCCAGTTTACGCAGCGGTCGGGCGCGACCCGGCAGGTTCCGGGCGACGGGTCAGGCGGGGTGGGTTATGCTTCTTCACCACAGCATCCGCCCAAGCTTGCTGACCGGTAA
- a CDS encoding flippase, whose amino-acid sequence MSLTRNASFSLISSVLQIGVILVTVPIYLRLIGPQRYGVIVIVWLLFDYFQLFNFGLDKAVTAMLARLRQSLDESSILFGTAIAISLLAGAIGMIVMFAAIIPILSNWMGIGPELIAEAGWSIRFIALLLPLWITASVFRGLLQAHERFFELSVAQFAMAVAFQIAPLAMAKWLGPDLQTVLFTGAIARSTLPLVMIFLALRRGPRMRMLAASREWARKLTQYGFWTSVTNIVSPLIVNLDRYIVASKLGPAAVGLYNVPLNLIMRVQILPTSLQSALFPRMSMSGEDDRGKLSRDGVVGLGIIMAPLLVCGAVFIDPFLKLWIGDFVAPELSQVGEILIVGVWFNSLAYVPYAQLQAEQRPNLIARLHVLEILPFVALLWFAIGRWGIVGAATAWSLRAIVDSLLLFAATGLTGVICWTLLFPTGLLVLLVATLLPHETTLLTNLALGAGCVAAILIWSATVAPASLRTLVLRAARWRR is encoded by the coding sequence TTGAGCCTTACCCGCAATGCGAGTTTCAGCCTCATTTCGTCGGTTCTCCAGATCGGGGTGATCCTGGTCACGGTGCCGATCTATCTTCGCCTGATCGGTCCGCAGCGCTACGGCGTCATCGTCATCGTCTGGCTGCTGTTCGATTATTTCCAGCTCTTCAATTTCGGCCTGGACAAGGCGGTGACGGCGATGCTGGCGCGGCTGCGCCAGTCGCTCGACGAGTCGAGCATTCTCTTCGGCACGGCGATCGCGATCAGCCTGCTGGCGGGGGCGATCGGAATGATCGTCATGTTCGCGGCGATCATTCCGATCCTGAGCAATTGGATGGGAATCGGGCCTGAACTCATCGCCGAGGCCGGCTGGAGCATCCGCTTCATCGCGCTGCTGCTGCCGCTCTGGATCACGGCCTCGGTGTTTCGCGGCCTGCTGCAGGCGCATGAGCGCTTCTTTGAGCTTAGCGTCGCGCAGTTCGCCATGGCGGTCGCGTTTCAGATCGCGCCGCTGGCGATGGCGAAATGGCTTGGCCCCGATCTCCAGACCGTGCTTTTCACGGGCGCGATCGCGCGCTCGACGCTGCCGCTGGTGATGATTTTCCTTGCGCTGCGCCGCGGCCCGCGCATGCGGATGTTGGCGGCGTCGCGCGAGTGGGCGCGCAAGCTCACGCAATACGGGTTCTGGACGAGCGTCACCAACATCGTGTCGCCGCTGATTGTGAATCTCGATCGATACATTGTCGCGTCGAAGCTCGGGCCGGCCGCCGTCGGCCTCTACAATGTGCCGCTCAATCTGATCATGCGCGTGCAGATTCTGCCGACGAGCCTGCAATCCGCCTTGTTTCCGCGCATGTCGATGTCGGGGGAGGACGACCGGGGCAAACTTTCGCGGGATGGCGTGGTCGGGCTCGGAATCATCATGGCGCCGCTCCTCGTCTGCGGCGCGGTTTTTATCGACCCTTTCCTGAAACTCTGGATCGGCGATTTCGTCGCGCCCGAATTGAGCCAGGTCGGCGAGATACTGATCGTCGGCGTCTGGTTCAACAGCCTCGCCTATGTGCCCTATGCCCAGTTGCAGGCGGAGCAGCGCCCCAATCTCATCGCCCGCCTGCATGTGCTTGAAATCCTGCCCTTCGTCGCCTTGCTGTGGTTCGCGATCGGCCGCTGGGGCATTGTCGGCGCCGCGACGGCCTGGTCGCTGCGCGCCATCGTGGATTCGCTGCTGCTGTTTGCGGCCACGGGCCTGACGGGCGTCATCTGCTGGACGCTTTTATTTCCCACAGGACTGCTTGTTCTTCTGGTCGCGACCTTGCTGCCTCACGAAACGACCCTGTTGACGAATCTCGCGCTCGGCGCGGGTTGTGTCGCGGCGATTTTGATATGGTCGGCGACCGTGGCGCCGGCTTCGCTCAGGACGCTTGTGCTGCGCGCAGCGAGGTGGCGACGCTGA
- a CDS encoding glycosyltransferase family 2 protein, whose product MSESSKAAIIVLNWNGWKDTVDCLESLAHLENRRFSIIVCDNASTDDSVARIKSWAAMELERINAGRVAAAKEPFNFIDRSDAASLQQGAQGDSNAIVLIQTGRNGGYAAGNNVGMRHALANGFDYFWVLNNDVEVEPDALTWLIRRMGDDPGIGICGSTLIYHGQRDLVQNLGGAWFIRSKGRGVGVGAQSDARAPIDQAAVEAQLDYVSGASMFVSREFLEKIGLMQEDYFLYYEELDWAARARGLFRLGYAAKSIVYHKVGATIGTNDFGERSALADYYMARSRIRCCARFFRTSLPFVLFDVSRKALRYARRGEWSRAANLARAIVGMRFAGA is encoded by the coding sequence ATGTCCGAGAGCAGCAAGGCGGCGATCATCGTTCTCAACTGGAATGGCTGGAAGGACACCGTCGATTGTCTCGAGAGTCTCGCCCATCTCGAGAACAGGCGCTTCAGCATCATCGTCTGCGACAACGCCTCGACGGATGATTCGGTCGCGCGCATCAAAAGCTGGGCCGCGATGGAGCTCGAGCGCATCAATGCCGGGCGCGTCGCTGCGGCGAAAGAGCCGTTCAACTTCATTGACCGGTCGGATGCGGCATCGCTTCAGCAAGGCGCGCAGGGAGATTCAAACGCGATCGTTCTCATCCAGACCGGCCGCAATGGCGGTTACGCCGCTGGCAACAATGTCGGCATGCGCCATGCGCTTGCGAACGGGTTCGATTATTTCTGGGTCCTCAACAATGATGTCGAGGTCGAGCCCGATGCGCTGACATGGCTCATCCGCCGCATGGGGGATGATCCCGGCATCGGCATCTGCGGATCGACCCTGATCTATCACGGCCAGCGCGATCTCGTGCAGAATCTCGGCGGCGCCTGGTTCATCAGGTCGAAGGGCCGCGGCGTCGGCGTCGGCGCGCAGTCTGATGCAAGAGCGCCAATCGATCAGGCCGCGGTCGAAGCGCAGCTCGATTATGTCAGCGGCGCCTCGATGTTCGTCAGCCGCGAGTTTCTGGAAAAGATCGGCCTCATGCAGGAGGATTATTTCCTCTACTATGAGGAGCTGGATTGGGCGGCGCGCGCGCGCGGCCTGTTCAGGCTTGGCTACGCCGCAAAGTCGATCGTCTATCACAAGGTCGGCGCCACGATCGGCACCAATGACTTCGGCGAGCGTTCGGCGCTGGCCGACTATTACATGGCGCGCAGCCGCATCAGGTGCTGCGCGCGCTTCTTCCGGACCTCGCTTCCCTTCGTGCTGTTCGATGTCAGCCGCAAGGCGCTGCGTTACGCGAGGCGCGGCGAATGGTCGCGCGCTGCGAATCTGGCGCGCGCGATCGTCGGGATGAGATTCGCCGGGGCGTGA
- the gshB gene encoding glutathione synthase yields MALSVAVQMDPIQSIRIAGDSGFGLMLEAQARGHQLFYYTPDKLSMRDGKVSARMQPVTVRDIAGDHFTLGEAARRELATLDVVLLRQDPPFDLNYITTTHLLERIHPKTLVVNDPFHVRNAPEKTFVTEFPDLMPPTLITRDREEIEDFRREHGEIVMKPLYGHGGAGVFKVGKDDPNFGSLFDLFSTLFREAWVVQRFLPAVVKGDKRIILVDGAFAGAINRVPQADDIRSNMVRGGAAEATELTAREREICERIGPELKRRGLILVGIDVIDGLLTEINVTAPTGLRVIKRTGGPDIAAMIWDCIEEKRRGG; encoded by the coding sequence ATGGCCCTGTCCGTCGCGGTCCAGATGGACCCCATCCAGTCGATCCGCATCGCCGGCGATTCGGGCTTTGGCCTGATGCTGGAGGCGCAGGCGCGCGGCCATCAGCTCTTCTATTACACGCCGGACAAGCTCTCGATGCGCGACGGCAAGGTGTCGGCGCGGATGCAGCCGGTCACCGTGCGCGATATCGCCGGCGATCATTTCACTCTGGGTGAAGCGGCGCGGCGCGAACTCGCAACGCTCGACGTCGTGCTGCTCAGGCAGGACCCGCCGTTCGATCTCAACTACATCACGACGACGCATCTGCTTGAGCGCATCCATCCGAAGACGCTCGTCGTCAACGATCCGTTCCATGTACGCAACGCGCCGGAAAAGACCTTCGTCACCGAATTCCCTGATCTGATGCCGCCAACGCTGATCACGCGCGACCGCGAGGAGATCGAGGATTTCCGCAGGGAGCATGGCGAGATCGTGATGAAGCCGCTCTACGGCCATGGCGGCGCCGGCGTGTTCAAGGTGGGGAAAGACGATCCGAATTTTGGCTCGCTCTTTGATCTGTTCTCGACCCTGTTCCGCGAGGCCTGGGTGGTGCAGCGCTTCCTGCCGGCGGTGGTGAAGGGCGACAAGCGCATCATTCTCGTCGATGGAGCCTTCGCCGGCGCCATCAATCGCGTGCCGCAGGCCGACGACATCCGCTCCAACATGGTGCGCGGCGGCGCGGCCGAGGCGACGGAATTGACGGCGCGCGAGCGGGAAATCTGCGAGCGCATTGGCCCGGAGCTGAAGAGACGCGGCCTCATCCTTGTCGGCATCGACGTGATCGACGGACTGCTCACTGAAATCAATGTCACCGCGCCGACCGGCCTGCGCGTCATCAAGCGCACCGGCGGGCCTGATATCGCGGCGATGATCTGGGATTGCATCGAGGAGAAGAGGAGGGGCGGGTAA
- a CDS encoding aspartate aminotransferase family protein, with translation MLTNLQTRDIETLVHPYTNLATHREVGPLVLERGKGVYLYDTTGKEYIEGLAGLWCASLGYGNEELVEAASAQMRKLSFTHLFGGRSHDPAIEVAEKLKEIAPFDASKVFFTSSGSEANDTQMKLAWYMNNALGRPKKKKIIARLKGYHGVTIASASLTGLPANHTDFDLPIAGVLHTSCPHHYRFAKDGESEEEFSTRLAAELEEMILREGPDTVAAFIAEPVMGAGGAVIHPKGYFEKIQAVLSKYDVRLIADEVITGFGRTGNMFGSTTFGVKPQSMSVAKAITSAYAPLGAVLIDEDMNQALIDESKKIGTFGHGFTYSGHPLSCAVAVKTLEIYQRDDIVGQVRKTSPTFLARLAKLGEHPLIGEARGVGLIGGIEIVADKKTKKQYDPKKFVAAKTVSFAQEEGLIVRPLMGDRIAFCPPLIISDAEVNEMFDRFERGLAKTQDWIRKEGLTVA, from the coding sequence ATGCTGACGAACCTGCAGACGCGCGACATCGAGACGCTCGTCCATCCCTACACCAATCTCGCCACGCATCGCGAGGTCGGTCCGCTGGTTCTGGAACGCGGCAAGGGCGTCTACCTCTACGACACCACGGGCAAGGAATATATCGAAGGGCTCGCCGGCCTCTGGTGCGCGTCGCTCGGCTACGGCAACGAGGAGCTGGTCGAGGCGGCCTCCGCGCAGATGCGCAAGCTTTCCTTCACCCATCTCTTCGGCGGCCGCAGCCATGATCCCGCGATCGAGGTGGCGGAGAAGCTGAAGGAGATCGCGCCGTTCGACGCCTCGAAAGTGTTCTTCACGTCTTCGGGTTCGGAGGCGAACGACACGCAGATGAAGCTTGCCTGGTACATGAACAATGCGCTCGGCCGGCCGAAGAAAAAGAAGATCATCGCGCGGCTGAAGGGCTATCACGGCGTCACCATCGCCTCAGCCTCGCTCACCGGCCTGCCGGCGAACCACACCGATTTCGATCTGCCGATCGCGGGCGTGCTGCATACGTCCTGCCCGCATCACTATCGCTTCGCGAAAGACGGCGAGAGCGAGGAGGAGTTCTCGACGCGTCTCGCCGCCGAACTCGAGGAGATGATCCTGCGCGAGGGTCCGGATACGGTCGCGGCCTTCATCGCCGAGCCCGTGATGGGCGCCGGCGGCGCGGTCATTCATCCCAAGGGCTATTTCGAGAAGATCCAGGCGGTGCTGTCGAAATATGACGTGCGCCTGATCGCCGACGAGGTGATCACGGGCTTTGGCCGCACCGGCAATATGTTCGGCTCGACCACTTTCGGCGTGAAGCCGCAGAGCATGTCGGTCGCAAAGGCGATCACGTCAGCCTATGCGCCGCTTGGCGCTGTGCTGATCGATGAAGACATGAATCAGGCGCTGATCGACGAGAGCAAGAAGATCGGCACCTTCGGCCATGGCTTCACCTATTCCGGCCACCCGCTGAGCTGCGCCGTGGCGGTGAAGACGCTGGAGATCTATCAGCGTGACGACATTGTCGGGCAGGTGCGCAAGACCTCGCCGACTTTCCTCGCGCGGCTCGCGAAGCTTGGCGAGCATCCGCTGATTGGCGAGGCGAGGGGTGTCGGCCTGATCGGCGGCATCGAGATCGTCGCCGACAAGAAGACGAAGAAGCAGTACGATCCGAAGAAATTCGTCGCTGCGAAGACGGTAAGCTTCGCGCAGGAGGAAGGCTTGATCGTGCGCCCGCTGATGGGCGACCGCATCGCCTTCTGCCCGCCGCTGATCATCAGTGACGCCGAGGTGAACGAGATGTTCGATCGCTTCGAGCGCGGCCTCGCCAAGACGCAGGACTGGATCAGGAAGGAAGGGTTGACCGTGGCGTAA